The genomic segment tttctctccagtgtgaatttttatatgcatttcaaGGTTTCCTCTTTGTGAGAAACTCCTCCCACACTGAGGGCATTTGTACAGTTTGTGATGCTTAATACCTTTCTGAATGAAACTCTTTCCATGTTGATGGCCTTTGAAAGACTTTTCTTCAGTTTGGAGATCATGAGGTTTCTGACACTGATGTTTCtcctccattcagttttcactttCATCTTTCTCACCCATCAACTCTAAAAATGACCACAGTAAATTGTCAAAAATCAATTCTATTGTAGCAAAAAGAAATGGAAGAGAACAAGAAAATTTGTCATGTTTATACAATCAAATATAGTAGATAACTGCTTGTCAAGAATCATCATTAGTGTCATTGCCCCCAAAAGTGACTAATCCAGATTCACTAACCAGTTACTGAATCTGTTGTGAGATTAAACAGCAGATTCTGCATGATACTGAAAGTCAATCAACTTGGTCAAATTATAACAGTAATGAAAAACATACTGCTCTTAGATGGGctacattcatacatttataacCTTCAATTTGTACATTGTTTGAAGGAGAACATTGGGTAAGATGAGGAATAACATATTTTTCTTAATAAGACAAGAAATAAAAAGTAGATAATACAAATAGCTTTAATTTTAACCCTTAATTAATGTCAATGTTAAAAAGCCAGCTTTTACAAGACTTTCACTCAGAtgagaaaaacaattaaaacgTGAATCTAAAAGCAACTCTTGAGTAATTAGAAACCATCTTTCTTGTAACAGTTACTGACAAATGTCATGAAAaggtaaaaacattaaaagacatACCTGAAggaatcatcatcatcatcactctGTTCTTCCTCAGCTGTggtttacatataaacattgctTTAAGAATCAGAAGTGATATTTATTCAGACTAAAACAAATCTGTGCAGTGCATGCACCAATGGACatttatgttaatatttatttattaaacaagttTGGTGTTGATTCCCCACTGAATATAAAATCAGATCTTAAAGCAAAACCAGCTGGAAAATGATGGTGTTTGAATTGTGAGaattaaatcaattaatcaatttgattggttgattagtcaacagaaagaaaagaaaaacaagagaaaGACAAACACGCATGTCGCAGTCATTAAAGGATGAAGTGAATCTTTATCCTGTACAAACCTCTTCGTTCGAGTTGGTGGTTTCTCTCCATCAAATTTACCTCCAGTGATGCCCCTGTCTTCAGATAACAGATTTGTGATGAACCCATCAATATACTACTGATGGCCGATTTCGAAACACGTCCTTCATGAAGctccgaagctttatgaatcttttgtttcgaatcagtgattcggagcgtgtatcaaactgccgaagtcacgtgatttcagtaaacgaggcttcattaggACGTcactgtttcgaaacgtttcaaaacagtttgaaatttcaatggttcaccggtAGAGGGCGATGATAaagtgaacccatgaatcatgcagattcactgagaactattgaacaagtgtctatggGCTTTACCCTAtggttttacctgatctctgatcagttttatacatttgtagatgttttaatcAGACATTAGAATAATTCAAATgaataatagtagttattaatcTCTTATTTGCCTGTTTAGCTTGAGCCATGGAACAGAGAAACAAACCTTGAAcattgataaaagaacacatattatacagacactctATATTTAATCgtattagatgattagttaattgcatttgatagatgttactttcaataaaacttttgcaatacatttgtaaaaggtgtttttatgcatgtttggcctgaggtttgttgcatttacactgttcagACCACCAGAGAGGGGTGTCAGATTGTTTTGAAGCCTCGACACATTACGGCACATTTGCTTCAACTGCTTCAGTGTTTCACGAAGCCTCGATCTGCTTATCACTACAATATACAGCATGGACAGACATATATTACCTCCTTCATTTAACacgtttacattttaaacacactATTCTCAAACTTCAGCTGGTTTCTTTTGAATCTGTGAGCACTGTGTAAACTATCAAagtgagctgctgctgctgctgctgcttcgtTTGCAGAGGAAATCAATCACAATTTCAGTCTTAATAGTGTGTGCTGTTTCTAACAAGATGCAATTGTATAGCCTATAAACTAACTTGATATTTGCCACTGCTGTCATCAAAAATTAAGGaactaaacaaaacacataTATTCTAAAAGCTTctgacactgttcactgtttcaggaactgtttcatatttttgattATGGGCGGTGCTATATGACATCACTGCATGTGTATATGACTTCAGTGaaagtgaaactaaacagaTGAACTGGAAGCTTcttcaaaacaacatttctCTTCAGAAACTCAAAAATTATCGATCAAATGTGATATTCACTCACGGGTAAGTGATGGAAATATAAGTTCCTATTTAATAGCATGAAGCAGTATAAGAATGTTGGTCTGTGTTCATATCACATATCAGAAACAGGAAGTACTTGAACTGCAGAATAAATACAAGCTGTGTCCGAAACCGCTCACTCGTTCACTCATTCACTATTCactaatatgattattttgattattttgtaaTCATACATGCCTCCAGGCCAGCTTTGTAGTTTAATCGATTGTATAATTGGTTTGTCATGCTTAATATGTGTTCATAATcattaaatactataaaatactgcaaacaaaaaataaacacattaacaAGTGTACattatttcatgtatttattctttttaataaagaatcaattataatattataataaaaaattataattttttaaaaattataatataaaaaatataataatgtctCCCTATATTTTAGTAGGTTTTATTCAagtaatgattaatttaaaaaaggtaaaaaaaaaaaaaatcaaataaaaataaaaatagaatgaAATTAATGTTAAAGCAGAAATTTGAAAACTGTAAAGTAATCTCTGGATTACACTCGCTCGCATTTCCGCTCTTTCACACGCGCTCTCAGTCCTCTCCGCATTGGATTTTGGGGAATAGTGTTTCAGCAAGTGTACATCGAATGTACACTTGAAATCAGAGAGAATTGTGGGTAtaaacaaagactatagaataacacaagacatgtcactcgtattgttttgaatgggagaaagtgtaacgctcaatatggcggaataagtcccgccttcaaaataagagccaatcgccgacctgtaaagtcatcgcgtcaccgcagcggccgttagaagcaccggtttctatagaaacagtcagacgcgcgcctccgaaatgaggcacaagagacgcgcatttaggtctgcgcatgcgcattagcttgatccagcctaaatactgtttttttttttgtcaggatttgagcgtttggaaaaaaatgtatgagacagttgttgtcagatttcattggtgatttcaaatatgaaatttaatcgaaagcttggcaaacagctttggagaatttgatgtttccccattcaaagagacaggagctgcatgatgcctaagatgcccgagaggcgtttcaaagatggccgccgagtgaaatgacttgtcttaaagggactttggtataaAGCAGTGAACGAATGTAGGGAATGAAGTCGTTCACTCAGAAttcagacaccactacaaaATGGCTGACACTCGATATAGTGGACTATATAGTGGATAGGGAGCGGTTTCGGACACAGCTAAAGTTAATTGAAAATCAGTGAAAAAACTGATTTACAGATGTTTATTAAGTAGGTTATATTTGTTTGAAAAATTACActtccactcattttcttttataaaatgtCTTCTCATGATggcattaaaatgttgtaaaaacctGTTACAATTGCTGTACTGTGGCTCCCAGATAATTGTCATTAGGCTACTTTTCTTTTCAGTCATGGCATCCTCCAGTGGTCCAGCACTAAATGAGGAGCTCCAGTGCTCCATCTGTCTGGAAGTGTTCACTGATCCAGTCACCACTCCATGTGGACACAACTTCTGCAGAACCTGCCTGAACAAGTGCTGGACGAACACACAGACCTACTTCTGTCCACTCTGTAAAGAAACATTCGGCAGAAGACCTGATCTCAAGATTAATACAACACTCAGAGAGGTTGCACAACACTTTAAGGAGAAGCTCAATCTAGGAGAATCTGAGGTGTTCTGTGACATTTGTGATGAAAGAAAGCAGAAAGCTGTGAAGTCCTGCCTGACGTGTCAAATCTCTTACTGTGACGATCATCTGGAGCCTCATCTCAGAGTCCTACGTCTAAAGAAACACAAACTCATCAACGCTGTGGAAAATCTGGAGGATTATATATGCCAGAAACACGAGAGACCTCTGGAGATGTTCTGCAGAGATGATCagatgtgtgtttgtctgtcctGCACTGAAGGAGAACACAGGACTCACAACACTGTTCCTATAGAGGAGGAGAGTCGAGAGAAGAAGGTAAAGAGTTACAGACAAAACACTTTAAACACCCTGTGAAATGCAGTTTTCTTTCCTGTGTCTTGACATGTTGAAGAACctgtttttttataaaaacaatcaaatctAATAGTCTTTCATTACATCTAATAAAAGCTGACTTTGTTACCCTCAAAACTGTCAGGACTAAGATTCAAAACTATAATTTTGCATTCACATGGtctttaaatggtttaaaacaaaaaattcaaataagaCTGTCAGAAGATGGAAAGCTAAATTCAGTGATAAATGtgtctctttttctctgtaTGTAGAATCAGCTGGTTCAGACACAGACTGATGTTCATCAGATGATCGAGGACAGAATGAAGAAGATTCAAGAGATCAAACACTCAGTAGATCTGAGAAAGGTTTGTGCGTCGATCAATCAGTTAATTTCCTGACTCATGGTCGTTTCCGATCCCTCTCTCCCATTTCACTTTCTGTTTACTCTCTGACTATCTTATCAAAAAATACATCTAAAAAATGTTATGCATCATATTTCAATCTAATTAATAAAGACGCTGACTTAAATTGAGAGATCTGCCATCATCTAGtaatcctcatgttgttccaaacacatGATTTTTCAACATAGAGCACCAATCTTGGTCGATTGCACTTGAGTTGTGTGGAGCTCTAATGGAGTGCTTCAACAGCTAGTCTtcaagagcagcatgaacatttcttttgtgttccactgaaaatCACACATTTTAAGTGACATGCGGTTAattgatgaaagaattttcattttagggtgaactatccctttaaataatatgtaatacgcaataaaaaatagaacattttttaactgttttcattcatcagagaaacacagagaaagagaaatcaTCCAGTGTTGAGATCTTCACTGCTCTGATCCGCTCCTTTGAGAGAATTCAGTCTGAGCAGCTGAAGAAGATGGAGGAACAGCAGAAAGAAGCAGAGAAACAGGCTGAAGATCTCATTAAAGAGCTGCAGCAGGAAATCACTGAGCTGAAGAAGAGAAACActgagctggagcagctctCACACACTGACGATCATCTCCATGTCATACAGGTCTGTGAACATCTGTCTCATCAGTCATCATGTACAACATTACAGGACAAACTCTCTGTTCTCAAACCTGAGCCTGATTAGCGGATTGACCCCCAGTATTTTAGAAATTGTACAAAAGGGCTCTGAAATGTTCATAAATTTGTAATAAAGTTGTCTTCTCTCTCCTGTTGTAGATGTGCTCATCCCTGTTCAGTCGTCCACACACCAAGAACTGGACTGAGATCAGGATTGACTCTGATGTGAATGTGATCCCTCTGAAAAAAGCTCTgacacaagtaaaaaaaaaactagatgGGATTCTAAAGGAAAAACTTGGTCAAAC from the Ctenopharyngodon idella isolate HZGC_01 chromosome 22, HZGC01, whole genome shotgun sequence genome contains:
- the LOC127504877 gene encoding E3 ubiquitin-protein ligase TRIM39-like; translation: MASSSGPALNEELQCSICLEVFTDPVTTPCGHNFCRTCLNKCWTNTQTYFCPLCKETFGRRPDLKINTTLREVAQHFKEKLNLGESEVFCDICDERKQKAVKSCLTCQISYCDDHLEPHLRVLRLKKHKLINAVENLEDYICQKHERPLEMFCRDDQMCVCLSCTEGEHRTHNTVPIEEESREKKNQLVQTQTDVHQMIEDRMKKIQEIKHSVDLRKRNTEKEKSSSVEIFTALIRSFERIQSEQLKKMEEQQKEAEKQAEDLIKELQQEITELKKRNTELEQLSHTDDHLHVIQMCSSLFSRPHTKNWTEIRIDSDVNVIPLKKALTQVKKKLDGILKEKLGQTGLKFVQKYAVDVTLDPDTANPYLILSDDGKQVSYGNIKQDVPENPKRLADRSVLAKEGFSSWRFYYEVQVKGKTKWGLGVIKESINRKKKIFPSPENGFWILMLKNENQYAAYDNSSVSLSLKVKPEKVGVFVDYEEGLVSFYDVGSGNHIYSFTGQTFTDKLYPVFDPCFNDKGKNSNPLIITLIK